The proteins below come from a single Thermodesulfobacteriota bacterium genomic window:
- a CDS encoding prepilin peptidase, with protein sequence MMNRIAALEPLLPVAAATVGAVVGSFLNVLIHRLPLGQSVVLPASHCPGCQQPIRWRDNVPILSFLLLGGRCRHCRRPIGWRYPLVEAAGAGLAYASLRAFGPSLAGLAAFVFAALLLAITLIDLAHYIIPDVLSLPGIGLGFLAALPGGGVSWLESGLGILAGGGLLYGVAIGYQWLARREGMGGGDIKLLAMIGAFLGWRAIVPVVFLSAVAGALFGLGAMVRQRRGGQTVIPYGPFLSLAALAYLFRPEVRVFLHALWPFLGQWPGL encoded by the coding sequence ATGATGAACCGGATCGCCGCCCTGGAGCCCCTGCTGCCCGTGGCTGCCGCCACGGTGGGCGCGGTGGTGGGGAGCTTTCTCAACGTCCTCATCCACCGCCTGCCCCTGGGGCAGTCTGTCGTCCTGCCAGCCTCCCACTGCCCGGGCTGCCAGCAGCCGATCCGCTGGCGGGACAACGTGCCCATCCTGAGCTTCCTCCTTTTGGGCGGCCGGTGCCGGCACTGCCGCCGGCCGATCGGCTGGCGCTACCCCCTGGTGGAGGCGGCAGGCGCCGGTCTGGCCTACGCCTCCCTGCGGGCCTTCGGACCCAGCCTGGCAGGGCTTGCCGCCTTTGTCTTTGCGGCCCTGCTCCTGGCCATCACCCTCATCGATCTGGCGCACTATATCATCCCCGACGTCCTGAGTCTGCCGGGGATCGGCCTGGGCTTCCTGGCGGCTCTGCCCGGAGGTGGCGTGTCCTGGCTGGAGTCGGGCCTGGGCATCCTTGCCGGCGGGGGCCTCCTCTACGGGGTGGCCATCGGCTACCAGTGGTTGGCCAGGCGGGAGGGCATGGGGGGAGGCGACATCAAGCTCCTGGCCATGATCGGTGCCTTCCTCGGCTGGCGGGCCATCGTACCGGTGGTGTTCCTGTCCGCGGTGGCCGGCGCCCTGTTCGGCCTCGGTGCCATGGTCCGGCAACGCCGGGGCGGCCAGACCGTGATCCCTTACGGGCCGTTCCTTTCCCTGGCCGCGCTCGCCTACCTCTTTCGGCCTGAGGTTCGTGTCTTCCTGCACGCCCTGTGGCCTTTCCTGGGCCAATGGCCCGGCCTCTGA
- a CDS encoding PilZ domain-containing protein — MAHEDRRHNVRVRFATRATLVFPDRTYPDLATRNLSIKGLLVLGAVGPRVGDQCDVTLFLSGTTSELTVRVKGVVARVEGDNLGVSFREIDLDSFFHLKNIVYFNAEDPDQVDQELFSRQRPAGGSA, encoded by the coding sequence ATGGCACACGAAGACAGGCGGCACAACGTCCGGGTCCGGTTTGCCACCAGGGCTACGCTGGTCTTTCCGGACCGCACCTACCCGGATCTGGCCACCCGCAATCTCTCCATCAAGGGGCTCCTGGTCCTGGGGGCGGTCGGCCCGCGGGTCGGTGATCAGTGCGACGTCACCCTGTTTCTCTCCGGCACCACCAGCGAGCTGACGGTGCGGGTCAAGGGGGTGGTGGCGCGGGTGGAGGGTGACAATCTGGGTGTGAGCTTCCGGGAGATCGACCTCGACAGCTTCTTCCACCTCAAGAACATCGTCTATTTCAACGCCGAGGATCCGGACCAGGTGGACCAGGAGCTCTTCAGCCGGCAGCGGCCGGCCGGAGGCAGCGCATGA
- a CDS encoding 4Fe-4S binding protein: MAAPASMEPIRKWVQLLWLFLSNGSWSFPVTRTIYQGPLKAICAPGLNCYSCPAATTACPIGSLQHLMAAARETLAAGQLFLGGSVVGAMGVLGALVGRMVCGWACPFGLIQELLYKIPSRKLGVPRPLGCIKYGMLALLVLVLPALAVDQFGYGSPWFCKLICPAGTLEAGLPMLILQPALTASLGLLFYSKLFILAFFTSWSVLASRPFCRTTCPLGAFYALFSRVSLVRLRHDAQACTQCGACHQVCPMGVRFNESPDDAECIRCLRCMQEACRFGAIRLEIGGVPVGDAGRPQPAAPQP, encoded by the coding sequence ATGGCGGCACCGGCATCCATGGAGCCCATCCGCAAGTGGGTGCAGCTTCTCTGGCTGTTCCTGTCCAACGGCTCCTGGAGCTTCCCGGTCACCCGCACCATCTACCAGGGGCCGCTGAAGGCGATCTGCGCGCCCGGTCTCAACTGCTATTCCTGCCCGGCGGCCACCACCGCCTGTCCCATCGGCTCGCTGCAGCACCTCATGGCCGCGGCCCGGGAGACCCTGGCTGCCGGCCAGCTCTTCCTGGGTGGCTCGGTGGTGGGCGCCATGGGCGTCCTCGGGGCCCTGGTGGGCCGCATGGTCTGCGGCTGGGCCTGCCCGTTTGGCCTGATCCAGGAGCTGCTCTACAAGATCCCCTCCCGGAAGCTGGGGGTGCCCCGGCCCCTTGGCTGCATCAAGTACGGGATGCTGGCCCTCCTGGTGCTGGTCCTGCCCGCCCTGGCCGTGGATCAGTTCGGCTACGGCAGCCCCTGGTTCTGCAAGCTGATCTGCCCGGCCGGCACCCTGGAGGCCGGCCTCCCCATGCTCATCCTGCAGCCGGCCCTGACCGCCAGCCTCGGCCTGCTCTTCTACAGCAAGCTCTTCATCCTGGCCTTCTTCACCTCCTGGTCGGTGCTGGCCAGCCGCCCCTTCTGCCGGACCACCTGCCCGTTGGGCGCCTTCTACGCCCTGTTCTCCCGGGTGAGCCTGGTGCGGCTCCGCCACGATGCCCAGGCCTGCACCCAGTGTGGCGCCTGCCATCAGGTCTGTCCCATGGGGGTGCGGTTCAACGAGTCGCCGGACGACGCGGAGTGCATCCGCTGCCTGCGGTGCATGCAGGAGGCCTGCCGCTTCGGGGCCATCCGCCTGGAGATCGGCGGCGTGCCGGTGGGCGATGCCGGCCGGCCGCAGCCCGCCGCCCCCCAGCCTTGA
- a CDS encoding retropepsin-like aspartic protease, producing MAVLVLASWQPGSGGQLHHWVDDKGVPHLTSTPPPKGRPEISTYSFPERPPAAPEPALQETPVTIADNLVLVPVRITVGRQIVEATLLLDTGAAVTALHRQAAGRLRLAARSQAELVVAGGRTVTAEVVEADSVQVGPILRRQVAVSIIDHQGPPVPFDGLLGMSFLKGLEYRIDFDRQRLLWSRPEP from the coding sequence GTGGCCGTTCTTGTGCTGGCGTCCTGGCAGCCAGGCTCCGGTGGCCAGCTCCACCACTGGGTGGACGACAAGGGCGTCCCCCACCTGACCTCCACCCCCCCGCCCAAAGGCCGGCCGGAGATCAGCACCTATTCCTTCCCGGAACGGCCGCCGGCCGCCCCGGAGCCGGCTCTCCAGGAGACCCCGGTGACCATTGCCGACAATCTGGTCCTGGTGCCAGTCCGGATCACGGTCGGCCGCCAGATCGTGGAGGCCACCCTGCTCCTGGATACCGGGGCGGCGGTGACCGCCCTCCACCGGCAGGCTGCCGGCCGGCTGCGGCTGGCGGCTCGCAGCCAGGCGGAGCTGGTGGTGGCCGGCGGCCGGACGGTGACCGCCGAGGTGGTCGAGGCCGATTCCGTGCAGGTGGGGCCGATCCTCCGCCGGCAGGTGGCGGTCTCGATCATCGACCACCAGGGGCCGCCGGTGCCCTTCGATGGCCTGCTCGGCATGAGCTTCCTGAAGGGCCTCGAGTACCGCATCGATTTCGACCGGCAGCGGCTGCTCTGGTCACGGCCGGAGCCGTAG
- a CDS encoding CD1871A family CXXC motif-containing protein: protein MNHPPEGCPAGRPAVRPGISLGLVGFFVLLWMLGVAAGEPRRVLEQAVQLCLSCIGIG from the coding sequence ATGAATCACCCCCCGGAAGGGTGTCCGGCTGGCCGCCCAGCGGTCCGGCCTGGGATCAGCCTGGGCCTGGTCGGCTTCTTTGTTCTGCTCTGGATGCTGGGGGTCGCCGCCGGAGAGCCGCGGCGGGTGCTGGAGCAGGCGGTGCAGCTTTGCCTGTCGTGCATCGGCATCGGCTGA